GCGTCAAACTTCAAGTACACCGTTGAACGAGCCATCTTCGTCGCATCGACTAATGGCGGAACCGAGCTTGCCCGCCGCAAAAACTGGAACAGACTGATCGATCGCTACACCAATCTGGCGTCCGCGGCCTGCGCTGCGATTGGAGTAGTGACAGCCAGCTCAGTCGCGACGAAGATCCTGGGTGAGGCGATAAGAGGTGTAGGCGCGCTTGTGAAATCGCTTGCGGTCGTGGCGCTCGATGAAGGGGGCGTTCCCGGTCTCGAGGCGATGGATCCGTCAGGCGGATTTGTCCGGAAAATCAATGACCTTCAAGCTGGCCAACCTCAACCAGCCAGCAGCTACTACTGCGTCATCACGTCCAACTTCGATCCCGACAAAGCGCAAAAGACCGGGAGTACACCCGAGTTCCCGCCCGGTTGGTGGCTGCGACTAGCTGACAATCCAATCGACGAGCTGATGAATAAGGAAAACGATCTTGTAGTGGACGTTCCGTCGATGTCGGAAATCGACCTGGGCGTCGGGGATTTCATCAAGAAACGTTTCGACTTCGGCACTAACGGGGCGGTTTATCACACCAGCTATTTTCTCCAGCGGGACACATCCGCCGAATTGGCTGAGTGGTTACAGCTCGTGGTGCCTTCGCCGATGGCAGCGCCGCGGCGGCAGAAGAAACGCGTGAAGCCTCCGGCGAAGCGGCCCCAGGCGCGCGCTCGATGACCAGGCACTATCGGCGAAGCCCCTTCGGTGACTCGCCGCTGGTGGCTCAGCTCCTTTGGGATCCTGATACGAAAGCAGCAATTGGATGATAAGAAACCCGCATTGCCTGGAAGCGAACAGCCCGCATCTTAGCGATCAGGGATCACAACACGGTAATGAGGCAACTCGCGGACGCGACCCTCATCTGAAACTTCTCGTAAGCAGTGTCCTACACCTTCGACACAATTATCCACGCTTTCCGTCGCTTCATTCAGGGCGCAAGGAGAGGCAACATGCCAAAATCAGCAGCCGGCGGAGACAATGGTGAGACAATTTACGTGGACCTCACCAAATCTGAGAATGTCGATCTAACCAAGAAATCAAAGGGCCCGGCGCCGCGAGTTGTCAAGTGGGACCCTGTCCAAGCAAAGACGCAAGGCGGGCAGTGGATCGCAAAGGGAATTGTTGTCATTTTCGGCTTGTCGATTCTGTATTCCGTAGTCGTCACTAGCCTCGGAGTGTGGCAACACTCCACCGCCTCTTCGGGAGTAAAGGAGTTTGGGGATGGCCTCGATGCCATTGCGAAATTCGGCACGACGCTCTTCTCGCCTCTTCTCTCGTTCATCTTGGGATACTATTTCGGCGAGAGGAACTCAGCACAAGCGAGTTCTCCACCTCCAAACGGCAACGCCGCGAGTGATGACAGTACCGAGCTCGAGCGCAATGGGTCGCCTAGTGAGCAAGAACCAAATTCGGAACCAGCGATCGATGAAGAAACCAAAGGAAAGGAACCCCTTCCTGCTGCCGAGAAACTCGATACAGCAAGCGGGACCGGTGGCGAAACATTGCCTGTCGCAGAAGCGGAACTGGCAGCCGAAACTGCAGCGCCGCCAGTTGACAAACCCGTGAAGGAGCTGACGCCCGCTCGAGACGAACGCAAGTCGCAGTGAACCAGAGAAGACACCACGGCCACCAGAGGCTCAGTAAGCAACACTAAAAACCCGCACGTCGCCGGAGGGCGACTATTGCACGGGAAGGTGGCCGAGCCAGTCCTACTTCGGAAGAACGATTTGCTTCATGACCTTACCGCCAGGCGTTGCCACGGCGATGACGTTTCCCTTTTCCGATTCATGATGAGCGATTTGCGTTAGGCTGAACGCAGTCCGAATTACATCCGTCAAACTGCGGCCCTGTTTCGCGGCAATCGTCTCCAATTCCCGGTACACGTTGTCCGGAAGGTTCACATTGAGGCGTTTGGACATGAGACTCTCCCCTAAGGCGAGTAGTAGTTGAGTAGCTAAACCTCCGATAATGAGTAAAAGATACACATAAACAGCCGCTATTGCAAGAGTGGATTCATGTACGCTCGCATCTCCTAATCCATTTTGCCTTTTGTCAAGGCGACATAAAACCAGCACTAGACATATACAAAACCAGCATTGTCGAGCCCCCATTCCTCCCCATGTTGAGGGTGGCGTGCAGACCACTGAGATAGCGCGTCTCACAAAGAGGAGTCCGATGGCTTCCAAACCAAGAACGAGAGGCTCAAAGCCCTCGAGTTCGAACGAGTCTTAGACCTCAATGTATATCTCACTTGCTTGGGCTCCCTTCAACGAAGCGAACGCCCATCAAATCGAGGCGGAGGTCATAGCTGTTGTGATGGGTGGTGAATTCGTCAACGTGTACGTTCCGTTCCACCGATTCATCCTCGCGAACATACGCAAGGGCAAAACGAGGGATGAAATCAAGGAGCTTCAAACAGACCTGCGGGTGATTGCCAAGGACCGCTTCTCATTCATTATCGCTGCTTCCCCCTTGGGATGGTCGATGGCCCGATCAACCGACATTCCCAAAGACAAGTGCGACGGAATATCCGACTATGGGTGACCCAAACCTCAAATTCTGGAGCGTAGTACTCCCAGTCTTGGTCATGGGAATGACGCGAACTGCCCACAGTCAAACGGATGCGGGCGTTGCTAGCGCGACTCCGCCGATCGTCTTCCTCGAGAAGGCCTATTTCTCCCTTGGAACTCCGACGGGCAAGAAGCTGCTCTTTGAAGGGCAGCCCAGCGCTCACTTTTTCTTTCGAAATGGGTTGAGCAATCCGGTGTGGCAGAAGCGCGGCGGCTGGCAGTACGCCGTGCCGTTGTCGGCGTTGTTTCTCGTGCGCATGAAGGACACGGTATCGGCGCCAGTCCTGACCCCGTCGTACCGAATTCGCCCTCTATACTTACAGCTATTTCACCTCTCACGCTCTCGCAACAAGCCAGCAGATTTCCGACTCTTTGGCATTGGACTGGGGGCTACGCATTACTCGAATGGTCAGCGAGGTTGCACCTACCTTGGGTTTTTCCGCACAGCGGGAAAAGAGGAATGTGAAGTCAGCGATCCCGTCTTGGCGGGCCAGTCGAAGGCGAACCTTGAGGATGGTGACTTCTCGACAACCTATTTCTCCTTAGCTGTGAACGTTCGTTGGGGCCGCCTTCAAGCGCCCCACTCGCCGTTGGCGCGACAACTGACCATAGGCGGCGAGTTTCAGGCGCATCCCTTCAACGTTCGCCCCGGCGGGATCAATGCCGCACAGGCACGGGAATGGGGCCAACATCAGTGGAGTCTTTCGGCGGAATGGGAATATCGAATTCAAGCCCGCAGATGGCCGGGTGTCACGAGGCTAGCGGGAGATTTTACACAGCGCTTCGGTGGGCAAGTCGATAGTCCACTTAATGCTACGACGCTCGAAGCTTCTTACGTTCTCGACCGCGTAGAGCATCTTGGAATCTTCGTCCGCCAACATTTCGGATTTGACTACTACAACATCCACTTTCAAGAGCGAAAGCCGTTTTTTGCGATCGGAGTGCTGTGGGATCCTGGTCGACTGGATGTGCTAGAAAGTGACTATGACGGTCAGTAACGTATTTTCGCTCGCTCTGAAGGAGGCTTGATGCCGCAGGAACAACGAGGACGGACTCGTCCACTCACGATCATTGCTCAGGATCCCAGCGTTAAGGGAAGGGATCGCAAAATTCTTCGTGCGTCGGTCGAAATCACGGTTGAGGAACTAGGCCCGGGTCCCTGGGGTCATCGCGTTCAGGTGATCGACTCAGACGCATCTACCGGCGCGCTTTACGAGCCGCTTACGCTGCCAAAACCAGCGCATGCGATATCGACGCCAGCAGATGACCCGTTCTCTGCAGCAACAGATAAGGAGCTTTTGTCCAATCCAAAATTCCACGCGCAGAACGTCTACGCGATTGTAATGCGAACGTTGCGCCGGTTCGAGTACGCCCTCGGCCGCCGAGTGAGCTGGAGTTTTCATGGGCATCAGCTGAAAGTCGCGCCCCATGCGTTTGCGGACGCGAACGCATTCTACTCGGAGAAGGATCAGGCGCTCTTGTTCGGATACTTTCCATCGATCATCGAGGATGGGAAAACCGTCTTCACGTGCTTGTCGCACGATATTGTTGCGCATGAAACCACCCACGCATTACTGGATGGCCTCAGGACACGCTACACCGACCCGTCTTCTCCAGACCAAGCTGCCTTTCACGAAGGCTTTGCCGACGTCGTCGCCCTGTTGGCTGTGTTTTCGCTCAAGGGCGTGGTCGAGGCGTCACTAGACGCTATCGACACCAAAAAAGTCGCGGGTCCAAAGCCTCGCAAAGGCGCGCTCAAACGTGCAACTGTTGATCGGGATCAGCTCAAGCCGGACAACCTCTTGAAGTCCGCCATGTTTGGCCTGGCTGAGCAAATGGGAGGCGAGCTTAGTGCTATTCGCGGCGATGCGCTTCGCCGATCCGTCATGCTGGCGCCTGACGCCAAGATTCTTGATCGGTCCGAGTTTCTCGAGGCACACAGGCGAGGAGAGGTTTTTGTTGCGGCGATCATGCGGACTTTCGCAAAGACTTGGTCGGCGCGATTAGATCGACTAGGAGACGTGGCGCCTGGCAAGGTAGACCGTGACCGAGCTGCGGAGGAAGGCGCGACGATAGCGGATTACCTCCTCACGATGGTCATTCGTGCTCTCGACTATTTGCCTCCAGTGCACCTGGAGTTCGGCGACTTTCTCAGCGCTGTTGTAACCGCCGACGTAGAAGCACATCCTGATGACGAGCGGTATCAATTCCGCGAGCATCTTCGTCGGAGCTTCAAAGACTTCGGCATAGCTCCAGCTTCTCCCATCCGCGATCCTGAGGCTGGCCTATGGGAGCCAATGTCGGCTACGGACTTCCTTTATGATCGTACGCATTTCGATGCGATGCAGCGCGACCCGGACGAAGTATTTCGCTTCATTTGGGAAAATGCGGAGCGTCTCCGCCTTTCCCTTGACGCATACAGCCAGGTCCAAAGCGTAAGACCATGCGTTCGAATTGCCCTGGACGGCTTTGTGTTACGAGAGACAGTCGTCGAGTTCATTCAGATTCTCAAGCTGTCAGCAGCTGAACTCTCCTTTTACAACATTTTTCCACCCTTGGATATGCCTCCGTCCACAGAGGTAACTCTCTACGGGGGAGGGACTTTGATCTTTGATGACTATGGTCGGCTCAAGTTTGCTGTACACAATCGACTCATGAATTCGGAACGCCAGACTCGGCGTCTTGCGCATCTGTGGCGATTCGGGGCATATGAAAAAGGCGCCTCACTTCGTGGGGACTTTTCTGCGGTTCACCGTGTGCGCGCCACCGGCGCGCTCATTGAACACGATAGGTGGTGACGTATGGCAAGTTCATCCGGCAAGTCAGCAAAAATCGATCAGCCCGTCGCAACCTCGGAGCGAGAAACGCCGACCGCCCTCCCGCTCGACGGAGATGCGTCTGTGTATCGGAACCGACGAACAGGATCCAGTCGCCGGCGAACATTGAAAAAGCGGCCGACTCAGCCCAGCCGACCACGTAAAACCACAAAGTCATTGAAAAAAGGAGCTGCCCGGACTTCCGCGCGTCGCGCGGCGAAACGAATTCCTGGAAAAAACGGAAAGGGTAAGAAACCGAACTCTCTTACGATTCGCTCATATCAGGTCGGCTTCGGCGATTGCTTCCTACTTTCGTTTGGATACAAGCAGGGTGACGCTCGGCACCTACTGATAGACTATGGAACCACTGGTGTACCGAGGGGCATCGAAGCAGGCAAGCAGATGCAACGCATCGCTGACGACATCGTGCGACAGGTGGGTTCCGAACCTTTTGCGGTCGTAGCCACGCATAGACATCGCGATCATATCAGCGGTTTTGCGACGGCCGCTAACCATAAGGGAACAGGCGATAAGATCCGGGCCTGTAACCCCAAGGTTGTCGTCCAGCCATGGACCGAGGATCCTGCCCTCGCGCCTAAGGCGACGGGCCCGTCGGCCAGCGATGGGCCAACACTTCGCGCGCGAGGTTTTACGGCTGCTCTAAGCAACATGCATGGAATCGCGGAAGCTGCCGTGGCCGAGGCACAGAGACTCGATCAGCGTGCGCCACGCAGCTTGGTGAAGCAACTGGCGTTTCTCGGTCAGAACAACCTCGCAAATGCTTCGGCAGTCAAGAATCTGATGACGATGGGGGCCGTGCAGCGATATGTCCACTTCGGCAGTAAGTCTGGCCTTGAAAGATTCCTGCCGGGGGTGAAGACTCGCGTCTTGGGCCCGCCGACGCTCGAACAGTCGGACAAGATCGGGACTCAGCGAAGCAAGGATCAAGATGAGTTCTGGCATCTGCAGGCCTTGGCGCAGACATACGTCAGGTGGGCCACCGCTGGACGAGCAGATGCAAGCGGAGAAAGCTACCCCCGATCTGAGGCTGAACTATTCCCTGATGCTGCTCGCCTCGAGTCTCGACTTCCGCCGTACGCGCGGTGGTTTGTTCCACGCATCCGTGCTCTGCGCGCTGAGCAAATGCTCGGCATAGTGCGATCTCTTGATGACGCACTTAACAACACGAGCGTGATTTTGCTTTTTGAGGTTCGGGGCAAGAAGTTCTTGTTCCCTGGCGACGCGCAGATCGAGAACTGGCAATTCGCGCTTTCCAAGCCGGCGATTCGCAGGCTGCTCCGGAAGGTCGATTTCTACAAGGTCGGTCATCATGGAAGCCTTAACGCAACTCCAAAGACGCTTTGGAACCTGTTCGAACGGAAGACGTCACTGGATAAGGTCCGAAGCCGCCTGCGAACAGCAGTCTCGACAATGAAAGGGAAACACGGTGATTCACGACGCGGTACGGAAGTCCCGCGCAGAAAACTGATTGAGGCATTGGAACAATCCAGTAATTTCACCACCACTCAGACTATTAAGGCCTCAGCGCTGTTCGAAGACATCTCGTATGAATTCAAATAACGCTCGAGTCGGAACTGTTGGTGATTCTTAGCAAAGAGCCAAAGGAGACAGCATGGCTCGGCCCGTCCCAGAAACAGACATCTATGCTCGGATTGGAGATGTAGCCGCCGGCAGTCAGGTGGCAGTCGGTCATCACATCGTGCAAATCGGCGATGTGAAAGGCGGCATAGTCTACGTCCAGAAGGAAGACCCGCGTCCTCCGCGTCCACGGCCGCAGCCCGTTTCTCTACGCCCGCGAGCATTCCCCGGCTTGCTCGACCGCGCTGACGAAACGGCCGAGAGCGTCCTCGCCCTTGAGTCGAACGAGTCGCTCGAATGCACCGGCGAGTCAGGCGCCGGCAAAA
This sequence is a window from Gemmatimonadaceae bacterium. Protein-coding genes within it:
- a CDS encoding ribbon-helix-helix protein, CopG family, translating into MSKRLNVNLPDNVYRELETIAAKQGRSLTDVIRTAFSLTQIAHHESEKGNVIAVATPGGKVMKQIVLPK